TGAAGTCTGTGTTGGGGACGAATAGCTGCTCTCTTTTCTTCGGTTTTTCCGAAATCATGCAGTGAACAGTCTTTGCCCTCTAGGAAAGCTCTGATTAAGACACGTATCTTCCAGCGCTTTCAGCCTGATGGGCTAAGACAGCTCCATTAAGGAATAACGGAACCCCTTCATGACATTGTTCTGTCACTGTGGCCTCTTTTCCCCGACACCCTCCCACTTTGACTTCTGCTAGCCATCTCCACCAAACTTAGCCCAACTTGTCACTCAGATTATCCTGTGGGCTAAATCCagaagacattttaaaattttccatccTTTAGGAGGATAGgacttctgtttttctgtttttatatcatttttggtgctgtggatggaaccccggaccttgcatatgctaggccagtactctaccactgagctatacccccagctctacatggacatttttttttaatatttatttttattttttagtttttggcggacacaacatctttgtttatatgtggtgctgaggatcgaacccgggccgcacgcatgccaggcaagcgcgctactgcttgcgccacatccccagcccctacatggacatttttaaaattcatagatTTCTTGCTCTTTCTtcaacactatatatatatatatatatatatatatatatatatatatattttatatatatgtatctccccagcaccacattaaaaaacttaacaaaataaaggtattgtgaccatctacaactaaaaatattttttaaaaaagtcaagaggtgggaCTTGACTTTATATAAGATCTCCTTGAAATAACTCTGGAATCCCTTGTTTctagtttttctcattttgtcAACAAATATTCAGTGTTACAAGCACTGTCCTAGGATCTGGTCCATCTTCATTTGTTGCCTGAATCACTGTCATTCAGCAAACTCTTCATTGAATTCTTTGACTATTCTTCATTTATCCTCCTTGTTACAGAGCACAGCCTACTGCAGAGCTGAGATGCTACAACAGTCCTCTATTAGCAGTTCTTGtgatcagaaagatttcagacgtgTCACTCAGTGTAGCAGACATGAGTTCACAGGAAAAGAGAACACTCTCAAGCGTGAGAGGGGGTCCTCTCAGAGGGGAGAAGGATGGTACCCCTCTCTTGCCCTGGGGGGGGGTCCCAGGGAGTTTTCTGGAAAGTCCCaccccaggtccacctcttgacttttttttttaaatatttttttagttgttgatagacctttatttatttgttaatttatatgtggtgctaagaattgaacccagtgcctcacacatctaggcaagcactctaccagtgagccacaaccccagcccaacacctcttgatttttttttttttttttttggtactggggattgaaacaggggtgcttttttaaatttttatttagagacagggtctcaactgagttgcttagtgcctcactgagttgctgaggctgactttgaacttgcaatcctcctgcctcagcctcccaagccactgggattacagacgtgtgccactgcgcctgacaCCTCTTGACATTTGACTGACAGCACAATCACATCAAACTTCCAAGTCCCAACTGTGTATAGTAAAGGTCCAGGGCAtttggcccatgctgactggtTCTAACTAGAACTTGTTCTTACGGGTTGTAGAGTTAGGGGGAATTGTCCttatcttcctcaattctgggatCTGGCCTATATAAGTCACAGAAGTCCCCCGACTTCAGGGTTAACTTCTGTTACCCTGCATTTCTTCTTCAGATAATAGGTTGTTTACTGAGGTATAACATATCCTGACTTAAGccaggtaaattgctttttaaaagaaagcatgtgggggtcagcacagtggacCTAGTTTATAGAATTAGCCCCCTAACCTTATATTCCCACCACTTTACATCTGCAGCTTGAGTATTTTTCCTAAAATGCAAATCTGTTACTACACCATTTGGTACTCTTCAAGGTTTCCCATTAGATCAAATCCATAGGCCCTTAGCATTTGAGGTCCTGAATCAAGAGGCAAAAAGGTGGAGAGGCCCTGTTTGGATCAGCACTTCCTATCATGGCTCTGAGTACAAGAGCCTATATATTCCATATTCTGGCTAAGACAAAGCTTCAGATAAAAttcccttctttttaaaatttttttttaaattgtagatgtacctttattttatttatttttatgtgatgccagggatcaaagccagtgcctcacgcatgctaggcaagtgctctactactgagccatatccctggcCCACCTTCTTAAAGATTCCTAAAGCAacaacaataaaattttaaacaattccTAAAGCATATAAACAGCTGAGAAACACTTAATAAAGAaaaccggggctggggatgtggctcaagcggtaatgcgctcgcctggcatgcgtgtggcccgggttcgatgctcagcaccacaaacaaagatattgtgtccgctgaaaaactaaaatataaacattaaaaaattctctctctctctctctctctctctctctctctctctctctttaaaaataataataaaaaaattctatGATAAAGCTTTCTATAGGCCTGGGCATAGGAAGCCAAGTACCTATGGGCCTAAGCCACAGCCAAAGCTGTGCCCACACATAAGAAGACAGAGgagcccaaacctctgctgggAGAACTCTTCCAGGTAGTGGTGGCACCCTACTCTGAAGGCCCCCTTGACTCCTACACTGTGAGTAGGAACTCCCATTCTTTCAGGAGGTTTGGGGTAAGAGTAGTGGCAGTGGACTGGGCATGGTTGTGCAtatctgaaatcccagtggctggggctgaggcagggggattgcaggccagcctcagcaatttagtgatatcctgactcaaaaaataaaaagggctgaggatggagctcaatggtaaagcacccttggattcaatccctacaaaataaataagtggCAGTGATCATCCCTATTGAAAACTAAactcagaatttttttcttttctttcttcctttttgggGTTACTTTTGCTATACAAGAATCAAGGAAGCTCAAGGAAAAATGGCTTTTTATATATAACTCTCTAACAACTAtaccctttaaaaatttttttgtatgtatacatatgttttagttgttgatggaccttctatttatttatttatttatttatttatttatttatttatatgtagtgctgagaattgaacccagtgtctcacacatgtcaggcaagtgctctactactgagctccaaccccagccctacaataGTACCTTTTGACTGGTTCTTCTGGAATCAGTGTGGAGATCACTGGAGTAACAGAACAAGACAAAgcattcatttttcaaaaatttccacagctgggcacggtggtacatgcctgtaatcccagctacttgggaggctaaggcaggaggatcacaagtttgaggtcagcctggacagtatactgagatcctgtctcaaaataaaatttaaaaagcgctggggatatagcttagctatagggtagagtacttgcctatcatgtacaaggccctaggttcaatcgccAGTatcacaaacaaataaaaaatcttaCATTGACTCAGATACAGATAGAGAAGTAAAGACTTAGCTCTGGATTTTTCAAGAAGCCTACATCATGTGGAGCTTGTGAAATGCCAGAGAAAGACTCCAGAAGGCCATAAAATTTTAAGGGCAGCATTACACTTTATGACTTTATGGGCATTGCTGACTGGAGAGAGAATCACAAATGCACACTGTCCCAGCTCAGATTCTGGCATCTGTCTGCCTGAGCTGCAGTTCAAATCCCATGTGTTATCTGGCTGACCTTGGATAAGTGACAATCTGTCAACTTCCCTTTCTTCATTTGTTAAGTGGAAATAGTAAGAGGACCTGCATCTTTAATTATGAGTACACCCTGTTTTCACAAGAGATAATGTGAAAGACCATTCAACTCTATGTTGGGGACTGGAGGAAAATTCAAGAGGAATTTTTAGGGAGATAAAGAAGTAGGGCATCTTAATGGAGCAGCAGGAACAAATTCAAGAGaaggatgaagaaataaaaataagtgatggggggctgggatgtggctcaagccattgcgcgctcgcctggcatgcatgcggcccgggttcgatcctcagcaccacatacaaagatgttgtgtccgccgaaaactaaaaaataaatattaaaattctttaataaataaataaattaataaaaataagtgatggaatagaaaaaggaaggaagggagggagggagggaaagaaaagaaaagaaatggtagAAAGAATCACAAATGCACATTGTCCCAGCTCAGATTCTAGCATCTGACTGCCTGAGCTGCAGTCCGGTATGGTGGCattcatctgtaatcccagctatttgggaggctgaggcaggaaaatcactcGAGCCCAATAGTTCAGGAATTTGAGGACAGTCTGAATAACATAGGGAGAGccagtctcaaaacaaaaaaaaaaaaatacagcaacaacaacaaaacagtggGCAAAGGAGGAACAAACAGAGAAGGTGAGAACTGGAAAAAAGGTGAGAAACAGCAGATATAACCAGGAGAGCATGCTGATTCAATTTATTCCAAGGTTTCTCTCCTTCACCAAGACCAGTCATcagttctttctttattcttcccCTTAGGCTGAGAGAAGTAggaaagcaatcataaaaataaatgaccaGATGACTAAGACAATGAACACTATGAATGGAAAGGGATTCAGTCAGTTAGCAAATCAATACCTCCAGAAGGATCACAGCTCTTCCTGGGCCATCAAGGCTACCAGTGCTTCCTGTATCTCATCTGCTTGTGCTGGGGGCAGCAGACAGTCCTGAATGAGGGCCAGGGCAGCCTCCTCTGTCAAGCTGCTGAAGTCCTGGTATGTTTTGACAGGGAGGTGGCCAGCCAGTTCACAGAGGGCAACATTGAAAGCCTCACCTTCCTTTATTCCAAAGTTGGACTTCCGGGCCCACAAAATTACTCGGACCCCTGTGAGCATTGTGGATGCTGATGCCTTTCCAGGTGGAGCTCCCCGAGTTACAAACAAGTTATGTGCTATTTCATGGTCAGTGAGGTAGTCAGTGGCCCGACATACCCTGCTAATCAAGGCTTCTAAGTCAGGCCCTGGCCCACTAGTGTAAAAGAGGAAACCAGGAGCTGGGACGGCCTGAAGCAAATACAAATGGCCCCCTGGGTCTAGAGCCTCACTTGGTGCCCCCTCCACAGGCAATCTATGGGCCAGGTAGTAGCCGTGCAGGTGGAGGTGGTTCACTGAGGCCAATCCCCCCAGGCTGTTGAAGCCAACCCTGAAGCCTGGGTGAGAGCTCAGCAACACAGTCTCAAGCCCTGCCCGCAGCACACCTGGTAGCAGGCGCTGGGGTAGTCCCCGCGTAGGCTCAGGAACCAGCAGCACATGGCCCCACTCCAGGGGGCTGACATTGATTATCAccaggatgtcctcttgctggacAGCACTACAGTCATTGGGCTTCCGGTGCAGACGGAAGAGAACTTCTCCTGGCCGGATCTTGTTGAAGTTAAATTGTTCAGGGTCAAATGCCTGCCTTACACTCTTGATGTTCTGAGGACGTCTCCTCTGTACACCTCGTTCCACATTTAGCTGAGCCACAAAACCCACAGCACCAGGGAGGGTTTGAGTTTGTAACTCCCCTAGGCGGTAGCGAAAGAGCCCTAGTTCCACCCTCTGCCTCCAGGCAGAACAGAGGGCAGAGTCAAATCTTGATGGTGTGTTCAGGGTGCTGGGTGCATTCCTTGGCCACTGAATGCCTTCCACTATAAGTTCCTTCTGCCCATAGACAAAGTCAGGGATGCCTTTCTCTTCCCAGTCCTCATTGTTCGGAGGTAGCAAATATGAAGTTTCCTTTGAATAATGCAAAAGAGCCATGGAACTACCTGAAACAATCCTAAGAGATGAAAAATACATGACAGTAGTCCATTTTCAGAGATTTTGATTTTCAAATAATCTTGACTTTTTGTTTAGATTATAGTTAAAAACAATATATAATCCATGCCTTTGGTAAAATACCTAGAAAACATAGAAATTGCTCATATTTCCATCACTTGCAGATGAGCATGTTTTTACTAaatcaaaaatatatattgactATTTTTTGTTGACAGTTTTATATACAAACAtccatacatatttatatacacatacatgtcgggagccattctcacacgtgactgggtgactcccggttagggtctgaggtgctctggctgtgtcggagctttcccagccctctcctgttgagagaacctgtctgtgtgggggtgtgattgaccactgaccccggaggcccaatcactgaccctgaccttgaagtgcagcccccccttcaaccttcattggatggaattctcccctgaatttcttgttccccaataaaaggctactccctggcgtgctctctctctctctctcctgctagccctgagtaatccttgctgccctgccgggcggttagaggagggaaccagagaggggagccgtcatagaaaaaggtaactgagtctgtgtgcttattttgatctcactagctaacttttatgccaagaacctcattaatgaaaccattgcgctggccgcatggtggacatacatacatacatacacacacatgtattctctgtatatgtatacacagaggagaggaatgggagaaaaaaagataaaagacttATTCTAtgatgttggcaaagatgtggagaaactggaacccttgtacactgttggtggaGAGTGAAGTAATACAGCCATTGGAGGAAAAAGTATAGCAGTTCCCcaaacaatttattttattttatttattttgatactgggggttaaaatcaggggcactttaccactgagctgtatcctcacctcttttcaaattttattttatttatttttttatttttgtggtgctggggattgaacccatagccttgtgtatgtgagacaagcactctaccaactaagctatatccccagtcctcaattttatgttgagacagggtcttgccaagttgccaaggccagcctcaaacttttggtcttcctgcctcagcttctcaagtcaTTGGGGttgtaggtgtgtgccatcaAGCCTGGCAATATAATATATtgtttgtgttttatatatatattttttgtgtatggtgctacagattgaacccagggcctggtattTGCTagccaagtgttctaccattaaaCTACATCCCaagcaattaaaaaattttagcaGGGCATAGTGATGCATGTCCTTAATCCTAGCAAGTTGGGAGacttgaggcaggaaaatcagcaacttagtgagacccagtttcaataaaaaagagctggaatTGGTGGagcacccctaagttcaatcctcagtataaaaaaaaaaaaaactttttgtagAGAGATTAAGATAACATAAAATTTATGTTATGCATCTGTTAGCacaattaaaaactttttaaaaaaagtgtctcaaaatgaatttaagaaattcagttatttcctttttacCCGAGCTATATCAAAGacagtattcattcattcattcattcattcattcaggatAAAGACCTACATAATGTTCACTCCTGATATTCTGGGGATACCTATTCTGTATGCTTTTCAATTCATCTCAGACCACTCTCCCCACTGCCACTCTACTCCTTACTCTTCCTAAGTTTGTTCTTGCTCAGGGTGTCAGTACTTTCTGTTCCTTTAATGCAAAATAACACATCCTTTTCCCAAAGTTTCTTCACAGGGCTGGCTCCTTTGGGTCTCGGATCATAAATCACTGTGTTGGTGAAATCTGTATGGCCATCCTATTGAAGGTCCCAAAGAAAACAAGAAGAAAGGAATAATCTtataagcaggaaaaaaaatgtcttgttgggctggggctataactcagttggtagattgcttgttttgcatgcacaaggctctggattcgattcccagcaccaaaaaagaaaaaaaaaaaagtcttgttaaacatgaaaaaaagggggctagggttgtggctcagaggtgaagtgcttgcctagcatgcatgagacactgggttcaatcctcagcaccatataaaaataaaataaaggtactgtgtccacctataactaaaaaataaatattaaaaaaactgaaaaaagtaGAACAAATCCATAAATCCAAGAGTTGATACTCTTGACAAAATCATAAccaatatgcctgtaatcccaattacttgggaggatgaggcaggaggatgttaaGTCTGGGCAACCTGGCTAAacactgtctcaaataaaattaaaaaggggtatGAACGGAGCTCAGCGGGAGACAACTTGCCTGGcatcatgtgcaaggccctgggtttaatctccagtcacacacacacaaatttaacCTTTGAGAATCaaaccaagaaataaaattataatcagAATGAGaagatgttttttgttttgttttgttttaatggtgGTGCTAAGGATGAACCCCAGGGACTCATGAAtgtttggcaagtgctctacaactgagctatccTCCAGTTCTTGATAAACTCCTTTTAATGTATATCACAGCCAGGAGCAATGGCTCATTCCTGTAATCtccatgacttgggaggctgaggcaggattgcaagttcaaagtcattcttggcaacttagtgagaccctacctcaaaataaaaaaataaaacaggctggggatatagtttatcggttgagtgcccttggatttgatccccagcacaacacacacacacacacacacacacacacacacacacacacagtgggcaTTAGGAACTCAATTTTATCAATGATtaggcaaaaaaacaaaaacaaaaacaaaaaaggacaaTATGCTAACCAGATACCACATGATTCAGAATAACTATTTAATACTATGACAAATGTGCCAAATGGCACAATATCTACCAGGAAGCAAAGTGACCATCAGAAGGTTATTCAGGAAGGAAGATTCAGAACCAAATGAGGCAGCTGGGAGATCTAGATGACAGCTGGTCATCATGTCACAAGGTCAATTGCCACATCTTCATGTAAATCTCTGATCACCATGCAGTCAAGATACCCCTGGCTGGTTAGCTTTTCCTGGTCTGTCTTACATAGGAGCCACAGTGACAGAttcttgcttgcctattgtttctgtttagttttttaaattattttctgtgggaggccaaccttatgggtgactgagttacactccccagctgggtgctgaggtgctcagtcacagaaatgggtgtgtcttgctacagccccatgggtgaagctatgctcacctgttcctttgtaatataaccccttggcctgtttaggatagaatcttccatggaagtgccttgtgttcctcttactgtgcccttgggtgtggcctacccaggtgtcagtcaacctgctgacagtggacatcatgaagatagactcagccccctgaaacctgaccccttgcctcattgaatagcttctcctcaataaaaggggtcagcgctgctctctcgctctctctctctttctgtggacccttaaggtcagaggagccgtcagatAAAGGTatttgtctcttgtgtggttatttcgtgcagcccagttagcccagtttaactagagtgacccctgagccttttagttgcgagaacagaaacccggcaattTTCtatttgtcaatggacctttattttacttatttatatgtggtgctgagaatcaaacccactgcctcacaca
This region of Callospermophilus lateralis isolate mCalLat2 chromosome 3, mCalLat2.hap1, whole genome shotgun sequence genomic DNA includes:
- the Gdpgp1 gene encoding GDP-D-glucose phosphorylase 1, whose protein sequence is MALLHYSKETSYLLPPNNEDWEEKGIPDFVYGQKELIVEGIQWPRNAPSTLNTPSRFDSALCSAWRQRVELGLFRYRLGELQTQTLPGAVGFVAQLNVERGVQRRRPQNIKSVRQAFDPEQFNFNKIRPGEVLFRLHRKPNDCSAVQQEDILVIINVSPLEWGHVLLVPEPTRGLPQRLLPGVLRAGLETVLLSSHPGFRVGFNSLGGLASVNHLHLHGYYLAHRLPVEGAPSEALDPGGHLYLLQAVPAPGFLFYTSGPGPDLEALISRVCRATDYLTDHEIAHNLFVTRGAPPGKASASTMLTGVRVILWARKSNFGIKEGEAFNVALCELAGHLPVKTYQDFSSLTEEAALALIQDCLLPPAQADEIQEALVALMAQEEL